One genomic region from Arthrobacter sp. YN encodes:
- a CDS encoding helix-turn-helix domain-containing protein: MERDENIRCLSKQGVTVGGAAAELGVSRATIYRRMDRLGITNPK, encoded by the coding sequence GTGGAACGCGACGAGAACATCCGCTGTCTCTCCAAGCAGGGGGTCACAGTAGGTGGTGCGGCAGCAGAACTCGGCGTCAGCAGGGCGACAATCTACCGCCGGATGGACAGGCTGGGGATCACCAATCCGAAATAG
- a CDS encoding aldo/keto reductase encodes MGENPDNARQETAAIHMALDVGMSVVDTAEMYGNGAAEELVGRALAARRNEAFLITKVLPHHATLGGTIDACEGSLRRLGTDRIDLYLLHWRGVVPLAETLEAFERLQEAGKIRHWGVSNLDVADMEELIGLPSGRKVATNQVLYNLTRRGIEFDLLPRCVDRGIPVMAYSPLEQGRMLNDPVLVRIATERGVSPAQIALAWVLRQPLVLAIPKASSPHHVNECQRALDVRLAPHDLADLDRVYPPPTHKSVLEVI; translated from the coding sequence ATGGGCGAGAACCCCGACAATGCCCGCCAAGAGACCGCAGCGATCCATATGGCCTTGGACGTGGGAATGTCCGTGGTTGATACCGCCGAGATGTATGGCAACGGCGCGGCCGAGGAACTCGTCGGAAGGGCGCTGGCAGCCCGGCGGAACGAAGCGTTCCTGATTACCAAAGTCTTGCCGCATCACGCCACATTGGGCGGAACCATCGATGCTTGCGAAGGTAGTCTGCGTCGTCTTGGAACGGACCGCATCGACCTTTACTTGCTGCATTGGCGGGGCGTTGTTCCCTTGGCCGAAACGCTCGAAGCCTTCGAGCGCCTGCAGGAGGCCGGGAAGATCCGGCACTGGGGCGTCAGCAACCTCGATGTGGCGGACATGGAAGAACTTATAGGCTTGCCGAGCGGACGGAAAGTCGCGACTAACCAAGTGCTCTACAACCTGACCCGCCGGGGCATCGAATTCGATCTGTTGCCCCGCTGCGTCGACAGGGGCATCCCGGTGATGGCGTACTCGCCGCTGGAGCAAGGGCGGATGCTAAATGACCCTGTGCTGGTGCGCATCGCAACCGAACGCGGCGTCAGTCCCGCGCAGATCGCCCTCGCCTGGGTGCTCAGGCAGCCGCTCGTTCTGGCCATTCCCAAAGCGTCAAGCCCGCACCATGTCAACGAATGCCAGCGGGCCCTCGACGTTCGACTTGCGCCCCACGACCTGGCTGACCTGGATCGCGTCTATCCTCCTCCCACCCACAAAAGCGTGCTTGAGGTGATCTAG
- a CDS encoding putative quinol monooxygenase, translating to MIEVALSVILKAKPGKEKDVADFLRSARSVVEQEQGTRAWFALQYDESTFGVFDVFPDDDARQSHLAGGVGQALAAQGAELFSAEPNIQNSGVLAYKLPGESG from the coding sequence ATGATTGAGGTCGCATTGTCGGTGATCCTGAAGGCCAAACCGGGCAAGGAGAAGGACGTAGCTGACTTCCTCCGCTCCGCACGTTCCGTGGTTGAACAGGAACAGGGTACGCGCGCTTGGTTCGCTCTCCAGTACGACGAATCGACTTTCGGAGTATTCGACGTTTTCCCTGATGACGACGCCCGTCAGTCCCACCTTGCCGGGGGTGTCGGACAAGCACTAGCTGCTCAGGGAGCTGAGCTGTTCAGCGCGGAACCGAACATTCAGAACAGTGGCGTGCTCGCGTACAAGCTGCCCGGTGAAAGCGGATAG